From the genome of Desulfurella sp.:
TAAGCTTTTTCTCAACTTTTTTTAATGTATCTTTACGGTTATATAAGACATTACCCAGGTATGCTGGATCACTTAATACAAGTCGTTTTTCCATATTACTCCCACTCAATAGTTGCTGGTGGTTTGTTTGATATATCCAGTACCACCCTATTTATGTGCGACACTTCATTTATTATTCGTGTCGAAATACTATTTAAAACATCATATGGCAAATACGTCCAATTAGCCGTCATACCATCTAAGCTCTCCACTACTCTTAATACTATTGTGTAATCATAAGTTCTTTTGTCACCCATAACACCTACACTTTTTAAATCAAGCAAAACTCCGAATGCTTGCCAAACTTTATCATAATAGCCACTTTTTTTAATTTCTTCTATAATTATATCATCCGCTTGTCTTAAAATTTCGAGTTTTTGCTTTGTAACCTCACCTATTATTCTTATTGCCAAACCAGGACCTGGAAAAGGATGCCTGTTAATAAAAGAATCATCAAGATTAAGTTGTTTTGCAAGCTGTCTTACTTCATCTTTAAATAAAAATCTAAAAGGTTCAATAAGCTTGAATTTTAAATCTTTTGGCAATCCACCCACATTGTGGTGACTTTTTATTACATCAGAAGGACCCTTTACAGCAACACTTTCTATGACATCAGGGTATAAAGTACCCTGTGCTAAATACTCAATTTTACCTAATTTTAACACAAAATCCCTAAACACGTCAATAAAAGTATGACCTATAATCTTACGTTTTTGTTCTGGATCTTTTACATTTTTTAGTCTTGTTAAAAACAATTCACTTGCATCAATATAGTTTATTTTAATTCCTAATTTTTCAAAAGCCTTTTGTACGCTTACCTCTTCGTTTTGGCGCAAAAGTCCATTATTTATGAAAACAGGTATAACATTATCACCTATTGCTTTATTTAGCAATACTACCAAAACAGAAGAATCTACACCGCCTGATATTGCGCATAAAACTTTTTTATCTTTTATTTCCTGCTTTATATCATTAATAGTTTTTTCAAGAAAATCAACCATATTCCAATCTTTGCTTATGCCACATATGCGCGAAACAAAATTTTCAAGAATAACATTACCATTTTGAGTATGGGAAACTTCCGGGTGAAATTGGATTGCCCATATTTTTTTGTCCAAATTTCTAATAGCAGCATATGGTGAATTTTGTGTATGCGATATTATTTCGAAACCTTCTGGAAGTTTATCAATTCTATCTGCATGCGACATCCATACAATATTTTCATTCTTTATATTAAAAAATAAATCATCCTGTTTATCAATATAGATTTTTGCATAACCGTATTCTCGTTTTTGGGCCCATGCAACGTTTCCTTTGAACTTTTCTGCTATAAGTTGCATACCGTAACATATTCCAAGTATTGGAACATTCAATTCATAAATAGAATTATCTGGTTTTGGTGCATTTTTTTCATAAACACTAAAAGGCGATCCTGACAAAATTATACCTTTTACGTTGCTGCCTGGTTTTGCATTGTATGGTAAAATCTCGGCATAATATCCCATCTGTCTTATGCGTCTTGCGATTAGTTGAGTATATTGAGATCCAAAATCCAAAATTACTAAACTCAATTTTCCCCTCCGATAACACAATCTGCAACCCAAACACTTGGGCTACCCACAGAACCAGTAAAATATAGGTCATTAGCTACTGCCATTGTTTTATTTAAAATATTATAAAAATTATCAGAAAATGTTGAAGCTTTTATATAGTGAGTCTTTTGGCCAGATTCAATTAAAAATCCATTTACACCTAGTGAAAAATCGCCACTTACAGGATTTGCCATATGCATTCCCATTATTTCTGTTATGTAAAAGCCGTCAATGCTATCAAATAAATCTTGTAAACTTTTTTCAGACGGTTTTAAATAAAAATTAGCAGGGCCAACCTTAATTGGGTTTACAAAACTATAACGTCTTGCATTTGCTGTATTTCGACTTTTTAGTTTATTACTTGTATAGGTGTTATGCAAAAATGTTTTTAATTCTCCATTTTCAACTACTATTGTGTGTGTTTTTTTAATTCCTTCTTCATCAACAAAAAACTTTATACCACCTTTTGCGAAAAAATCATCTATTATGCTTACTGAACTCGAAAATGCCCTTTTGCCTAATTCTAACTTTGTGGTTTTGTCAATAACGCTTTGAGCGCTAAAAATATTAAAAAAGTACCTAAGCATGTAAGACATTACTTCATTGGATAGTATAACGCTTAACTTTTTTGTAGAAAAACTTGATGGTGATAGTTTTTCTATTGCTCTGATCGACGCAGTTTTGGCAATATTTTCAAAATCAATTTCATCTAAACTAAAACCTTTTTGATCATACCAGCCTATTTCTTCTATCTTGTCTTTGGCAAGAACACTTACCTGAGCATCTACTGCGTTGTAAGCCTGATGAGATTTAAGACCATATGAATTCATTAACCAGACATGTTTTTCAATTGTATTTATAGAAGAAGATTTAACATTCTGTATGCGTTT
Proteins encoded in this window:
- the guaA gene encoding glutamine-hydrolyzing GMP synthase encodes the protein MSLVILDFGSQYTQLIARRIRQMGYYAEILPYNAKPGSNVKGIILSGSPFSVYEKNAPKPDNSIYELNVPILGICYGMQLIAEKFKGNVAWAQKREYGYAKIYIDKQDDLFFNIKNENIVWMSHADRIDKLPEGFEIISHTQNSPYAAIRNLDKKIWAIQFHPEVSHTQNGNVILENFVSRICGISKDWNMVDFLEKTINDIKQEIKDKKVLCAISGGVDSSVLVVLLNKAIGDNVIPVFINNGLLRQNEEVSVQKAFEKLGIKINYIDASELFLTRLKNVKDPEQKRKIIGHTFIDVFRDFVLKLGKIEYLAQGTLYPDVIESVAVKGPSDVIKSHHNVGGLPKDLKFKLIEPFRFLFKDEVRQLAKQLNLDDSFINRHPFPGPGLAIRIIGEVTKQKLEILRQADDIIIEEIKKSGYYDKVWQAFGVLLDLKSVGVMGDKRTYDYTIVLRVVESLDGMTANWTYLPYDVLNSISTRIINEVSHINRVVLDISNKPPATIEWE
- a CDS encoding TldD/PmbA family protein; protein product: MFKFGEKLIDYSKKKGFSQCEIYIEKIIEKSFDLKNETDFSKGLTETIGVALRLIKGKYVFFVNSTMNNEKSIEDLIDKASSINFSKKIDGQILPQLKEELNFSEINSIDETKIKDAVYEMSSIAKNADKRIQNVKSSSINTIEKHVWLMNSYGLKSHQAYNAVDAQVSVLAKDKIEEIGWYDQKGFSLDEIDFENIAKTASIRAIEKLSPSSFSTKKLSVILSNEVMSYMLRYFFNIFSAQSVIDKTTKLELGKRAFSSSVSIIDDFFAKGGIKFFVDEEGIKKTHTIVVENGELKTFLHNTYTSNKLKSRNTANARRYSFVNPIKVGPANFYLKPSEKSLQDLFDSIDGFYITEIMGMHMANPVSGDFSLGVNGFLIESGQKTHYIKASTFSDNFYNILNKTMAVANDLYFTGSVGSPSVWVADCVIGGEN